In one Dermacentor variabilis isolate Ectoservices chromosome 4, ASM5094787v1, whole genome shotgun sequence genomic region, the following are encoded:
- the LOC142580029 gene encoding uncharacterized protein LOC142580029, whose amino-acid sequence MLGKLLKEVKGIRAQVDGLEKSIQRIEQAITENKQPCAQPVSSAILELLPLATHQRLEELEWQLHDEKNRTDLMAHLSRIGGTSVQDSVRKIMRRCMCDTLAQDFSLTGRKGKRPFIGLYLLQVLTETLKSNFAQATESQIHLSIAEWLRYAPSRQKKRDAASPLMS is encoded by the exons ATGCTTGGAAAGTTGCTCAAGGAGGTGAAGGGAATAAGAGCTCAGGTAGATGGCCTGGAAAAATCCATCCAAAGGATAGAGCAAGCCATCACAGAAAATAAACAACCGTGTGCACAACCTgtcagcagtgccattcttgaactgCTTCCCCTGGCAACTCATCAGAGGCTGGAAGAATTGGAGTGGCAGCTTCATGATGAAAAAAACAGGACAGACCTC atggcCCATTTATCGCGAATCGGTGGCACATCAGTGCAAGATTCTGTACGCAAAATTATGCGGAGATGCATGTGTGACACGTTGGCCCAGGACTTTTCTCTGACTGGGAGAAAAGGAAAAAGGCCATTTATTGGGCTATACCTGCTCCAAGTCCTCACAG aaacgctGAAAAGCAATTTCGCACAGGCCACGGAGTCACAAATACATCTTTCGATTGCCGAATGGCTCCGTTATGCACCATCAAGACAGAAGAAACG ggATGCAGCTTCGCCTTTGATGTCATGA